The DNA region TCTACACTGCTACATTTAAATGGAAACAAATACAGGTATCAACTTTCCCCAACCCATCAGCTAGCTGACTGACAATCATAGAGGGAAAATGTTTAATAAGCTAAACATTTTAGTGATTGCATTACAGTGTTTGCATGCATCTacattcttctgttttcctgttgCAGCTGTTAATCTATGTGCTTACATTATGTGTTAAGGGCAGAATCAGAGTGCATTAGAGACTTCTGAAAGttggggggttgggttttttgttttttgtttttcttttgtttttgttttattttttgtttttttgcttcagtGACTTTAGTATCAGTCTCTATGTGAAAGTAGAATCAGGCGCAACATGTTCCAGAAAATTGCCTCTAAACAATACTGTGTAAATAGAATTGTTCTGTTCCAGTCATTAAATCTAATTAGGCTTGAGAAGAGGTGAATTTGGCCTCTCAAGGTAAATTACATTCTTCTATTAGGTATTTGCTTTACTTATACTGCAATACATGACTCTCCTTACAAACAAAAttatcccttttattttttttattttgactaACTTTAAGTAAAATTACTGAAGTGAAATGCTATATTCAAAGCATTTATTTGAGATTTGACTGAGGCAGATGACTCTGGTTTTGCTGTGATTTCATTTAATATGGAATGCAGCTGGGAGAATATTataattgcttttaattttaactaCTGGACCTGATCTTTGGTAAGGATTGTAGATTCAAACTTCTGCTCCATATGCTTCTCCTCTGGCTGGCTATGACATGCCCACCCCCTCGTCAGTACTACTTGCTGTTGTGCTACTGACCTTGCATACAGCTTTCATCAAAATAAGGATTCAAGCGTTTTGCATAATTCAAGACTTGCCACAGGTTTGTTCAAAGGTGGGGGGCAAGGGAGGGAGTCCTGTTGTCCAGTAAAAGCAAGCATAATCTGAGCCTGAACACCTGGTTCTAGGAAATACATCTCAGGCTTTATAGATCATGTTTGAGTGATCTTCAATATGCTTTTCATGCGAAGAGCAACTGTGGCTAAGCAAAGGTATAATTATTCCCCTGGAAttataaagatgttttaaaatcagaaatactTGTTAGAGTACAGACTTTTATAAGAtgcaaatgtcatttttttaatttgtctttgtGCTCTAATGTATTCCTGTCTTCATAATAACATTCCAATTATTACTGAGTAACAGAGATTGCAGTCTTTGATCTTTTCCCTTGTTTTTCTAGGTTATTCAACAGAGAAATGAGGAGTGTGACCACATTCAATTTTTAATTGAAGAGAAAGAGTCTAAAGAGGAGGACTACTATGAAGACCTTGACAGATTTGAAGAAAATGGTACCCAAGAATCTCGCATCAGTCCCTATACTTTctgcaaggcttttcctttccaCATAATATTTGACAGAGATCTGGTGGTCACGCAGTGTGGTAATGCTATATACAGAGTCCTTCCACAGGTTAGATGATTCTCATACATGAATAGTCCTAAAGAGTCCTTATGCTAGGTGGTGAACAGATTTATTTTGAAGATTAATAAAATAGTTTTAGAATTTTCTGTCTAAACAACATTTGCTATATAGTGCTGCTCTTGTTTGAAAAAGGACTGTGAAAACTAGCCCTTTTCTACATCAGCTGTTTTCCCTATGAGTACATCCATAATGTGATGTAAAAGAGACCAAGGAATAAGCTTGAGCAGAGAATACCTGATTACCCACACAACTGAGGTGTTAGCTTGATACTTGAGTCTTTTTGGACTTGCCGCTAGCCCACTCCAAGATATATGTGCTATAAAAGTGGCAGGTAACTCTCTAGTGTGGACAAGAGACATTCTGTAACTTGGCCCAGGGGTCAGGAAATGGTCTTGCACGTACTACTTGTATACTGTAGCAGCAGGTACTTAGTCTATATATATAAATTGGCAATAACAAATATTTGAAGGCTTTTTAGCATTGCAGAACTGTCAGATGCAGCATAACAGAAGAAGCTGTATACTCTTTTTGCTTGTGCATCAAAAATATCAGTATTAGCTAAGATGAGCCAAATTCTGATTGTGATACATGTCCGTGTTTCTGACTGAGTGTTAGTGcaatttcctctgttttttttacagtagaaggtccactCAGAGGTCCACTTAGTGTCATAATTCTGTATGTTAATAGGATACCTCAGTTCTTGTCGAAGGAACTGGCAGAGTGTTTCTAAAAATAAGCAACAGGTAAAAGCAGTaatataagagaaacagaagtaggATGGTGAAAACATGAAATGATCTTTACAATTATGTAGGCTAATATTGAACATACCATGTTGCATCTGAATCactgacatattttaaaatgtaattttattttatttacatttttccctATGCATTTTCTCTCTGGGTTTTGCAGAAGGATTTGAAAGAAGAGCTTTGTAAGTAGCTCTTCAAGACTTTTCCCAATGGCATTCACTGAACAGCTATAACTATTAGCTTTCAATAATGGCCATAAAATCCTTATTAGCAGAGATGATGCATAAGAGAACATGGCTTGTTATTGAAAGGGGAGTTTGAGAAGGACATTTAAGAAGAAAACactaaaagacatttttattctttttactgTAAAGCGGGAACAGTTTGACAGATAACCAATGTGAAACAGTCCAATGCAATTTTATGTCATATTGCAGATTAGAATTGTACTTTGAAGTCAATATACTTCTGATGTgaaaactttaatttaaaaacctTGTGTTTTAATGGATAAATGTATAAAGTATATGTTCTCTTCTATTTGGTATTGTCATCTAAGCAAATTGAATATAAGTACTCCAtgtgtatttttattatatatgaaAAAAGTCCTTTGTTTCCTGTTTCATTGTTGTTTACATTTTAGCTGCAGCCGGGAAATTGCAGTCTGTTGTCAGTTTTCTCCTTGGTTCGGCCTCATATTGATATTAGTTTCCATGGGATCCTCTCGCATATCAATACTGTCTTTGTACTGAGGACCAAGGTAACTAGAGAatattcacttggcttttctttaAGTAACTATGCTTTGGAGACATAAGAATAAGTGCTGAAAACTCGGAACTCTTCAGAGAAGATACTTTACACAGTTGTAAGCTCAGTCCCTTTTGAGTCTTGAGCCCAAAAAAGTAAGGGATGTGAATTCATGTGTAGCAGTGAAGTGGTACGCTTTATAGGAATGGAGAAGTGCATGTACTTCACATATCGTCTCCGTAAAGGGCCACCCTCTTATATGGATGGCATTGTACCGAAGTAAGCATAGAAGAGTAATTGCACTTTCTTATTCTTCATTACAATACAGGAGACAAATATGAGATGTATCATTGTTTGGGCCTGTACATTCATACACATTTCTGTGCCCTTTCCTCTAGAGAGGACAAGAGAGGAGGAGTATAAACCAGTGCAGCATGTAGAATAGTACCTACCATGTAAAGGCATCTCTTTATTTATAGAAAACTGTACATGACAATAGGCAACCCTATTGTCAAACTAGTGGGATGAAatcacacagaagaaaacaagaaacagtGAACATGAAGGTAAAGAAAGATAGGATGCTGCCTGAGGTAGCAAGTCACAATAAAATAAAGGTAAAGTGGTCAAATGATAAATTAATTGCTTTTTAATGTAGGCTGTGCTTTGCAGCTCTGTTCCAGCATTCTGACTGCCTTCATAATGAAGGCATTTGCATACACAGCCTGATAAGTAATACACATACCATTAGCCTTATATAGTGATTGTGACTTTTTCATCACCAGGAAGGGCTGTTGGATGTAGAAAAGCTAGAGTGTGAAGATGAACTGACTGGCACAGAAATCAGCTGCTTACGCCTGAAAGGTCAAATGATATACTTGCCAGAAGCAGACagcattctttttctttgttcgCCCAGGTACTTTAAGCTATAAGAGTTCTGTAATACTGCCTTCAGTTCTGCAGCCACTAATGTAATTACACATTAGTGCAGTTAAGAACACTTATGAGGGTAGGGCTGCAGAGATTAATTGGCTCAAACATTGATCCCAGTGACTTTGGTTTTATACTAAAAGCAGGAGGGATATTTAAATATTAGAACTTGACTAATTATTAAATAATTCAATATAAACATTGAGATGCTCTGGCTCAGTTTTTAAGAATGAGAATTCCTCATGACTCAGTGACTTTTAACAAGTTTTGCCTTTTGTTTCTTAATCTGATGATGCTAAGAGTTATCACTCTAATTCAGTTTTCTATTATATATTTTTGCAGTAGTTTCAGTGTAATAGTGTAAAGATGCTTATAAAGAAGGGGTTGGAATGGGGGATTGAATGGAGGGCTTCTTTAACTAACAGCTTGTTGAACTAACATACCAGATATCACAGTTTCAATATGTTAATCTCCGAtgtaaaaaagggagagagagagtggaGAAAGTAATGGGAGAGAGTACCTTAACATCATCTTGCTTTCATTTGGGTACTGAGGAATGTGTGTTTCACGTGTTCATAAAACTCCTCAGTGAGAATTCTCTATTCAAATGCAAAAATCAAGAGCCATGTATTGGCACAGGTGAACACAAATAAGATattttgtatttcaatttgttGTACAGCATATCTGATGATTAAAGCATAATCTTTTCACAGTTAGGCCCAGCCTCTGCTGTTGATCTGAGTTTTAAATGTTCCTTAGGTAAGTTCAGTTGCACTCAGGTTCTGTACTTATTGTAATAAATTGCTCCATATTACAGCGTGATGAACTTGGATGACTTAACCAGAAGAGGTTTATATCTGAGTGATATTCCATTGCATGATGCTACCCGTGATCTGGTTCTTTTGGGAGAGCAGTTCAGAGAGGAATATAAGCTGACTCAAGAGCTTGAGATCCTCACTGACAGACTGCAACACACACTACGGGCACTGgaagatgagaagaaaaagacagacaCGTAAGAACCAATTATTTGAATTATTTATAGCTaagttcctcaaaaaaaaaaaaaaaagaaaaagttctggAAAAACTAAGAGAGATTCAGGGCCAATAAATTTGGAGTCAAGAAAGAACACTTCTTTCAGTCCTTATAGTGTTGTTTTTAAGCTAGATTGTCAAATGTCATCTGCAGTCTGTTACATACACAGGTGTTTTGGTGACTCCTTCCTTGATAAAGATAACTATGAAGGGAAGTGAACTggcaattctttttttctgcaaatgacCTAAAACAGTAGTTTTTCAAACTTTATGCTTACATGCCATCTCTGTACCCAGATGAATTTGATGATTGTGCAAATGTTACTATTTGACAGAGTTCTGTAAACCACCTACAGACCACTTACTGTCTTTCTTGACCATCATGATCACAggttaacaaaacagaaaaacactgttttgaaGGCCAGTAGCCAGGACCAACATACATGTGGTGATGCTTCAGAAATTCTTTTATAATTTGGACTGGGCCCTTCAGCTCCCAAAGAGAGACTGAATGGAGCAGGCCAATAGGAAGTGAACTGATGAAAAAACAGCATgtaattttatgaaaaattaattataaaaaaaattgcaaaaatggcaGAAAGAATAATCAGAGTTTACTGTCTTATAACCCTCAAAAATAGTATAAGTTTTGCCATAGACCAATGCTGTGAATTTGATTTTATAGCTCCCTGTAAAAATGGATTTTATAGTTCTCTGTAAAGACAGATTTCGGTCATAATGCATATACATTATTATTGTTAAATAGTTATCTATATATAGAGCTCAGAACAAGGACTATTGGCAAGCATGTTAAATAAACATTTGTGATAACCAGCATGGATTTTGATGGTCAACTTTCATGTATAAAATATAGTTCCTGTCTTTGTAATAGCAAGATTTCTTGTGACTTATGTTTGTTTAGTAGTAAAATTAACATTTGTTTGCTATGAAATCTATTTACagttgggtttcttttttaatctttagtGGAGTAATGAAAACTATTGTAATAAGACTTCAAAGGAATGGATGAGGGAGTTGGAAAGCAAAGAAgcctaaaagtattttttttttctattcattccTGTTGACTTGCTCTGTAGAGCCATTTTATCTTCAGGAATTCTAACCTGTTTGGCAGCCACTGGAAAAGACAGTGTCAGTTACTATACCATGTGCCAAAAGTATTCAGTAATTATAACTCACGCAGTAGTGAACttgccagaaaaagaaaatgcaactaATGAGAGCTTGTGCAGGAGGCTACCCACATGATGCTCAGGACTTCTGAAGCATTCAGAGATCTTCAGCTTGCCTACTCAGCTGTGTAAGAAGGGAAAATGTACTATATGACTGTAGATAAAGAATTGACAGAATCCACATTAGAGTAGGGTGCACCTCTGTGTGTGTGGTTTGGATTTTATTTGCAAGTGTTAATGTGCCATATGGACTATTAATTGAAttggaaaaaatgcattaaacCCTAAGAACATTCTCAACAGAAGAGGAAATGTTTAGCAATTCAGGAGTGGGTCACAGGTGGAGAACTGTGTGATCTCTTCAGGTTCTTCTATGCAGCTTTTATGGTTCTGTGAGCAAAACCAGAATATGTTAGTCGAGGATGTGGCAGAAATGCTTAAGCAAAAATAATCCAAGGCACTATTAACAGATTGTGTCAGAAGAATTAATAACATAGGGGTTTTAGTTGGTAAGTTAGACATATTAATGTGTTTGAAATGTCATGGCTTTAGGCATACTGATGTAGCTCAGGTCTTGTTTCCCAAATACCAAATACTTTAGTAGAAACTCTTTTATATCACTCTTTAATGATGCTAGTATGCTATAAACCCTATGGGAATTACTAACTTaatatttgaaagtatttatATAAAGACCTTTCTCCATGTGCTGTTTTGCTTATCCCcttcttttcttaaatatctaGATTACTGTACTCTGTTCTACCACCATCGGTGGCAAATGAGCTGAGGCACAAGCGCCCTGTTCCAGCTAAGCGATATGACAATGTGACCATTCTCTTTAGCGGCATTGTTGGATTTAATACCTTCTGTAGTAAACATGCCTCTGGAGAGGGAGCAATGAAGATTGTTAATCTTTTAAATGATCTTTACACAAGATTTGATATTCTGACCGATTCACGAAGGAATCCATTTGTTTATAAGgtaaacaaaagatttttttttaataatttaatctgTGACTTTTCAATAATTTACTATCATGTCACTCTATTTCATCCTTTGAGcttcatgctttttaaaaaacaaaaatacttgcTATATTCTCAGTCTTTGACAAAAACCCACATTAATTGCTTGTTTTACCAACATGTCGAtcagtggttttctttttaagaataaaGATATTCTAAATTTGTAAAATCCTTGCTATCAAATGTGGTGTGTAACTTGGGTACATTTTCAGAGCCAGGAATTACAAACTTTTTAATCACAAATCCTATGATTATTGACACCTTGAAAGCTCTGTTCTTAACTTTTTTTATGCTGTACTGTGCtatgagaaaggaaatgtttgaATTATGTTACCTGATACTAAATATCTAAGGAAGACTATGTTGTTTATTTCTAAATGTGTGAGGGAACATAAAGGGTTTAGTTCTCAGCCAGGACTCTGCACAGGTACCCATTAGATGGATACATAAGTCTGTATCCACATTTAGCAGATTTTGAACTCTTATGGAAGCTTTTTGTAGTTCTCCTCACCTTGTGCTTTAGGTTTCTCAGCCATATACCTGGCTCTCTTGGTTGTAAATTGTAAGTTATTAGTCAGTTATTCCAATGTGAATTTCATTCCTTCACTAGGAATGAAGTGTAGTTGCAGATATGCCTGATAGCAAAGCTGAAACTATATCCcgtatatatgtacatgtatatgcatgtgtgtttgtgtgtaaaaTTGATTCCTAGCTTTTAGCAGGAATCAATTTTATGTCCTGAACCAAGTGAATTAAGGATGTGAGTCAACAAGACAAAAATAGAGCTCAGTATCCACAGAAACTGAAAAACCCCAAAAGAGTTCAGGTAATCTTAGTGTTTGTTACATTCTTGGCATACaataaattttttttcagtaatgagCAGGGATGGGGGAATTAGGACGATCTGAATGAAAGTGAAGGGAAACTATTTGAAAGGACAGGCAGTCTTGAAGGTAGCAGTACATCCATTCTAGCACTCTGAAGCACAAGATAGTAAAGTAGTTGAAAAAATGTATGTCTTGATAGGTGGAAACAGTTGGGGACAAGTATATGACAGTGAGTGGTCTACCAGAGCCTTGCATTCATCATGCACGATCTATCTGCCACCTGGCATTGGATATGATGGAAATAGCAGGCCAAGTTCAAGTAGATGGTGAACCTGTACAGGTTAGTAAATGTGTGAGCTTGAATGAAGAACTCATTCTTTGATATAATGATAGTGCTTTGAAATATGATAATGCTAAAGTCCCAGTCTGTGCAAGCTTTGTTATTGCTAGATTTAGACGGATCTGTACAAATAATATGAAGAGTCACATGCAGTCTCCCAGACCTTTAGAAGCTAATTATTGTGCCTAACATTTTAAAGGACTAAACTTGGTCCACATCACATATGTTTGTTTTCTAATTACTTCTGTAAAAATCCCCTCTGCACATCAAATACAATTAGTTGGGTCTCCTTCATCTCAGTGAACAGAACAATAGTATTCCCTCCTTGACATTTTGATCATGCTTCAGATCCTCAAGTCAGCATGTGAAAAtactttgttaaaaagaaaagtacaGTTCCATAGGAATTTATGGCAATGATTAGTGGCAACAATGTACATTAGTGGAAGTTGACTCATTGTGGTATTTTATGAAGATGAATCGGAGAGGCTGCATTGACCTGTCTTCCTCAGAAGACACTGAGGGCAAAATAAGTAACGTGTATGATGCATATTTCTATTTACATGAATGACATTGTTCCTCCTAACACCTAGTCTGTGTATATCGCTTTGTCAGTGGACAAAGAAGT from Apteryx mantelli isolate bAptMan1 chromosome 5, bAptMan1.hap1, whole genome shotgun sequence includes:
- the GUCY1B1 gene encoding guanylate cyclase soluble subunit beta-1 isoform X1, whose amino-acid sequence is MYGFVNHALELLVIRNYGPAVWENIKKEAQLDEEGQFLVRIIYDDSKTYDLVAAASKVLNLNAGEILQMFGKMFFVFCQESGYDTILRVLGSNVREFLQNLDALHDHLATIYPGMRAPSFRCTDAEKGKGLILHYYSEREGLQDIVIGIIKTVAQQIHGTEIDMKVIQQRNEECDHIQFLIEEKESKEEDYYEDLDRFEENGTQESRISPYTFCKAFPFHIIFDRDLVVTQCGNAIYRVLPQLQPGNCSLLSVFSLVRPHIDISFHGILSHINTVFVLRTKEGLLDVEKLECEDELTGTEISCLRLKGQMIYLPEADSILFLCSPSVMNLDDLTRRGLYLSDIPLHDATRDLVLLGEQFREEYKLTQELEILTDRLQHTLRALEDEKKKTDTLLYSVLPPSVANELRHKRPVPAKRYDNVTILFSGIVGFNTFCSKHASGEGAMKIVNLLNDLYTRFDILTDSRRNPFVYKVETVGDKYMTVSGLPEPCIHHARSICHLALDMMEIAGQVQVDGEPVQITIGIHTGEVVTGVIGQRMPRYCLFGNTVNLTSRTETTGEKGKINVSEYTYRCLMAPENSDPQFHLEYRGPVSMKGKKEPMQVWFLSRKSTETEETKQDAF
- the GUCY1B1 gene encoding guanylate cyclase soluble subunit beta-1 isoform X2, encoding MFGKMFFVFCQESGYDTILRVLGSNVREFLQNLDALHDHLATIYPGMRAPSFRCTDAEKGKGLILHYYSEREGLQDIVIGIIKTVAQQIHGTEIDMKVIQQRNEECDHIQFLIEEKESKEEDYYEDLDRFEENGTQESRISPYTFCKAFPFHIIFDRDLVVTQCGNAIYRVLPQLQPGNCSLLSVFSLVRPHIDISFHGILSHINTVFVLRTKEGLLDVEKLECEDELTGTEISCLRLKGQMIYLPEADSILFLCSPSVMNLDDLTRRGLYLSDIPLHDATRDLVLLGEQFREEYKLTQELEILTDRLQHTLRALEDEKKKTDTLLYSVLPPSVANELRHKRPVPAKRYDNVTILFSGIVGFNTFCSKHASGEGAMKIVNLLNDLYTRFDILTDSRRNPFVYKVETVGDKYMTVSGLPEPCIHHARSICHLALDMMEIAGQVQVDGEPVQITIGIHTGEVVTGVIGQRMPRYCLFGNTVNLTSRTETTGEKGKINVSEYTYRCLMAPENSDPQFHLEYRGPVSMKGKKEPMQVWFLSRKSTETEETKQDAF